In Narcine bancroftii isolate sNarBan1 unplaced genomic scaffold, sNarBan1.hap1 Scaffold_727, whole genome shotgun sequence, a genomic segment contains:
- the LOC138751120 gene encoding beta-galactosidase-like produces the protein MELNGRMVLLLVSVSVEVATLKAGSFTVDYERNCFSKDGCCFQYISGSIHYFRVPPIYWKDRLQKMYMAGLNAIQVYVAWNYHELTPGVFDFTKSRDIESFLRLAHETGLLVILRPGPYICAEWDLGGLPAWLLRNSTISLRSSDAVTQGGSGNRIQLPSPCSLAPLFIVVTADIGVTCD, from the exons ATGGAGCTGAATGGCCGGATGGTCCTGCTGCTCGTCTCGGTGTCCGTGGAAGTGGCG ACTCTGAAAGCTGGCTCTTTTACTGTTGATTACGAGAGGAATTGTTTCAGTAAAGACGGCTGCTGCTTTCAGTACATCTCTGGGAGCATCCACTATTTCCGAGTCCCTCCGATCTACTGGAAGGACAGATTGCAGAAGATGTACATGGCAGGGCTGAATGCTATCCAAGT TTACGTGGCCTGGAATTATCATGAACTGACACCTGGAGTGTTCGACTTCACCAAGTCCAGAGACATTGAAAGTTTCCTCCGCCTTGCCCACGAGACAGGTCTGCTCGTCATTCTGCGCCCTGGGCCCTACATCTGTGCAGAGTGGGACCTG GGTGGCCTCCCAGCCTGGCTCCTGCGGAACTCGACCATCAGTCTACGGTCATCTGATGCAG TGACACAGGGTGGAAGTGGCAACAGGATTCAGCTGCCGAGTCCTTGCAGCCTGGCCCCACTATTCATTGTGGTCACAGCTGATATTGGAGTCACCTGTGACTGA